The Gemmata palustris genome includes a region encoding these proteins:
- a CDS encoding MFS transporter: MGAQEPDPATNARYVTLAYLCGLTLILYLDRMCIGKAAPFIQDELGLLDWQMGFVHAAFMLAYGLFEVVTGHWGDRFGSRRVLIRIVVWWSIFTALTGAVTGFVMLLVVRFLFGAGEAGALPNVSRVVDHWFPPSARGRVRGFVHTPALVGGMVAPLVTAYLIELIGWRWVFVAFGSVGVAWALLFSRWFRDAPTDHPAVNAAERALIGPPPTAAHAGHLPVRPILASRNVWLLCGVLASGSCCVYLMFAWYPTYLEKVRGVSNVESGWWNSLIMLGGAVGCLAGGWFADLARRRVPNRRWTFPVVGGPAFALAAVALGAGSFASAVEWKSAFLAVACFGIHCHAGSWWGANSAMSAPHTAAVFGVINSFGVLSAAGAQIAFGAVSRAYWDGAFLVSAGLLAVGAVCWLSVDVRKPVFPAERPGVQPE, translated from the coding sequence ATGGGGGCACAAGAACCCGACCCGGCGACGAACGCGCGGTACGTGACGCTCGCGTACCTCTGCGGACTCACCCTGATCCTCTACCTCGACCGGATGTGCATCGGGAAGGCCGCGCCGTTCATTCAGGACGAACTCGGGTTACTCGACTGGCAGATGGGCTTCGTCCACGCTGCGTTCATGCTCGCCTACGGGCTGTTCGAGGTGGTCACGGGGCACTGGGGCGACCGGTTCGGCTCGCGGCGGGTGCTGATCCGCATCGTCGTGTGGTGGTCGATCTTCACCGCGCTGACCGGGGCCGTCACCGGGTTCGTGATGCTGCTCGTGGTGCGGTTCCTGTTCGGCGCGGGCGAGGCTGGCGCGCTGCCGAACGTGTCGCGGGTGGTCGACCACTGGTTCCCGCCGTCCGCGCGCGGGCGGGTGCGCGGGTTCGTTCACACGCCCGCGCTCGTCGGCGGGATGGTGGCCCCGCTGGTGACCGCGTACCTCATCGAGTTGATCGGGTGGCGGTGGGTGTTCGTCGCGTTCGGGTCCGTCGGCGTCGCCTGGGCGCTCCTCTTCAGCCGGTGGTTCCGGGACGCCCCCACCGACCACCCGGCGGTGAACGCGGCCGAGCGCGCCCTGATCGGCCCGCCGCCCACAGCTGCTCACGCCGGCCACCTCCCGGTCCGGCCGATCCTCGCCAGCCGGAACGTGTGGCTGCTGTGCGGCGTGCTCGCGAGTGGGTCGTGTTGCGTGTACCTGATGTTCGCGTGGTACCCGACGTACCTCGAAAAAGTGCGCGGCGTGTCGAACGTGGAATCGGGGTGGTGGAACAGCCTAATCATGCTCGGCGGTGCGGTCGGGTGCCTGGCCGGTGGGTGGTTCGCGGACCTCGCGCGCCGGCGCGTACCGAACCGGCGGTGGACGTTTCCCGTGGTGGGTGGGCCGGCGTTCGCGCTAGCCGCGGTCGCGCTGGGGGCGGGCTCGTTCGCCTCGGCGGTAGAGTGGAAGAGCGCGTTTTTGGCGGTCGCGTGCTTCGGCATCCATTGCCACGCCGGGTCGTGGTGGGGGGCGAACAGTGCGATGAGCGCGCCGCACACGGCCGCCGTGTTCGGGGTCATCAACTCGTTCGGGGTGCTGTCCGCCGCGGGCGCGCAGATCGCGTTCGGAGCAGTCTCTCGCGCGTACTGGGACGGCGCGTTCCTCGTGTCGGCGGGGTTGCTCGCGGTCGGGGCGGTCTGCTGGTTGTCAGTTGATGTCCGCAAACCGGTGTTCCCCGCGGAGCGCCCCGGCGTACAACCCGAATGA
- a CDS encoding mandelate racemase/muconate lactonizing enzyme family protein — protein sequence MKITHVEAIVLRLPQVSVAADGTQDTCLVRIDTDAGISGWGEVDSCPGAVKAVIDAPLSHSNCSGLARVLVGSDPLAIEVCNHRMRVATNYYSSGGVAVHAMAGVDMALWDIAGRVLDKPIYQLLGGPFQTRFRAYSSVLFGDTPAATYDAARRWADRGFTAVKFGWGPMGQSETTDIALVREARRGLGEVDLLIDAGECFDARTAIRRATNFAEFRPYWLEEMLHPDDIAGYRTLSAVSPTPIAAGETAARLDEFLRMLDDGGLDWIQPDPSRCGISTMVAVGRAAIARHKRVCNHTFKSGLTIAASLHVMAALPGIDVVEFCMADSPLRHDLTHERFDVTDGFTTISDRPGLGVTVNLDTVAKYRVA from the coding sequence ATGAAAATCACGCACGTTGAAGCGATCGTACTGCGGCTCCCGCAGGTGAGTGTGGCGGCCGATGGTACGCAGGACACGTGCCTCGTCCGCATCGACACTGACGCCGGAATCAGCGGGTGGGGGGAAGTCGATTCGTGTCCGGGGGCTGTGAAGGCCGTCATCGATGCCCCGCTGTCGCACTCCAACTGTTCCGGGCTGGCGCGCGTGCTGGTCGGCTCGGACCCGCTCGCCATCGAAGTGTGCAACCACCGGATGCGCGTCGCGACCAATTATTACTCCAGCGGCGGGGTGGCCGTTCACGCGATGGCGGGCGTCGATATGGCCCTGTGGGACATTGCCGGGCGGGTTCTCGACAAGCCGATTTACCAACTCCTCGGTGGGCCGTTCCAGACGCGCTTTCGGGCGTATTCGAGCGTGCTGTTCGGCGACACCCCGGCCGCTACTTACGACGCCGCGCGGCGCTGGGCCGATCGCGGGTTCACCGCCGTCAAGTTCGGCTGGGGACCGATGGGCCAATCCGAAACGACCGATATCGCGCTCGTTCGCGAGGCCCGACGCGGCCTCGGCGAAGTGGACCTGCTCATCGACGCGGGCGAGTGCTTCGACGCCCGGACCGCGATCCGCCGGGCGACGAATTTCGCCGAATTTCGCCCGTACTGGCTCGAAGAGATGCTCCACCCCGACGACATCGCCGGCTACCGGACCCTGTCGGCCGTCAGCCCGACGCCGATCGCGGCCGGGGAGACGGCCGCTCGGCTGGACGAGTTTTTGCGGATGCTCGACGACGGCGGGTTGGACTGGATTCAGCCCGATCCGTCGCGGTGCGGCATCTCGACGATGGTCGCGGTCGGTCGGGCCGCGATCGCCCGACACAAGCGAGTGTGCAACCACACCTTCAAGAGCGGACTCACCATTGCGGCGAGCCTGCACGTGATGGCCGCGCTGCCCGGGATCGATGTGGTGGAGTTCTGCATGGCCGATTCGCCGCTGCGCCATGACCTGACGCACGAGCGGTTTGACGTTACGGACGGGTTCACGACGATCTCCGACCGACCCGGTCTCGGGGTGACGGTGAACCTCGACACCGTCGCCAAGTACAGGGTGGCTTGA
- a CDS encoding creatininase family protein: MPDPIRPEPEYRYEKLTWPEVNAAVARRPVCVLPVGSIEQHGPHLPLDVDVVCPAGIAAGAGREIPDQVLVLPTLWNGYTAHVMDFPGTLNAHHTTLLESVLDVTRSLAYHGFKKILLLNGHGSNFPILDMAARRTNLETDAECAALSWWGLLTVDKAFLPGWRESKFPGGCAHACELETSLYMYLDGGGVRRNLIRDGAIKFNEEHSPFLWLDLFASGPMAFVPWTSAYSDTGAFGEPERATAEKGERAYLEAVKQLVALVSWWKDRPRDTRRDHHAVPPTFPLPWGQRPFSSTGGAAR; encoded by the coding sequence ATGCCCGATCCGATACGCCCTGAACCCGAGTACCGTTACGAGAAGCTCACGTGGCCGGAGGTGAACGCCGCCGTAGCCCGCCGGCCGGTGTGCGTTCTACCGGTCGGTAGCATCGAGCAGCACGGCCCGCACCTGCCGCTCGACGTGGACGTGGTGTGCCCGGCCGGGATCGCCGCGGGCGCCGGGCGCGAGATTCCCGATCAGGTACTCGTCCTGCCGACCCTGTGGAACGGGTACACCGCGCACGTGATGGACTTCCCCGGCACCCTCAACGCCCACCACACGACCCTGCTCGAATCGGTCCTCGATGTCACCCGCAGCCTGGCTTACCACGGGTTCAAGAAGATCCTGCTCCTGAACGGGCACGGGTCGAACTTTCCGATCCTCGATATGGCCGCCCGGCGGACCAACTTGGAGACGGACGCCGAGTGCGCCGCCCTGTCGTGGTGGGGCCTTCTCACGGTGGACAAGGCCTTCCTCCCGGGCTGGCGGGAGAGCAAGTTCCCCGGCGGGTGCGCGCACGCGTGCGAACTCGAAACCTCGCTGTACATGTACCTGGACGGAGGGGGCGTTCGCCGGAACCTGATCCGCGACGGGGCCATCAAGTTCAACGAGGAACACAGCCCGTTCCTGTGGCTCGACCTGTTCGCGTCCGGGCCGATGGCGTTCGTGCCGTGGACCAGCGCGTACTCCGATACCGGGGCGTTCGGCGAGCCGGAACGGGCCACCGCCGAGAAGGGCGAGCGGGCCTACCTGGAGGCCGTCAAGCAACTCGTCGCGCTCGTCTCGTGGTGGAAGGACCGCCCGCGCGACACCCGGCGCGACCACCACGCCGTCCCGCCGACGTTTCCGCTGCCGTGGGGCCAGCGCCCGTTCTCAAGTACGGGAGGCGCCGCGCGATGA
- a CDS encoding DUF1559 domain-containing protein: MSRPFERSRRGFTLIELLVVIAIIAILIGLLLPAVQKVREAAARMSCSNNLKQIGLAIHNYHDQNDKLPASRYGDYSDGAAFGGPFYSSSSWSFLALILPHLEQDNVYKVGNIPTSTLAASPALGQSIKTYLCPSDQMSSIRTFNARSRYSQTNYVVGLTNYKGVLGSNFNYGDYANANPAFVNSGDGFWGANGLFSLDRWKTSVTLVGIADGTSNTVMVGEDIWTADYANGTQPGNGFSWAHSVEATLTCAMPPNYIKHANGVPINTTSLDQAEWGSYHGFKSKHTGGVQFVYADGSVHFVRDSIPLSTYRAMASYAGGEVLVDAP; the protein is encoded by the coding sequence ATGTCCCGGCCTTTCGAGCGCTCGCGTCGCGGGTTCACGCTGATCGAGCTGTTGGTCGTCATCGCAATCATCGCCATTCTGATCGGCCTACTGTTGCCGGCGGTCCAAAAGGTGCGCGAGGCTGCTGCACGCATGAGTTGCAGCAACAATCTGAAGCAGATCGGCCTCGCCATTCACAACTACCACGACCAGAACGACAAGCTCCCGGCCAGCCGGTACGGGGACTACAGCGACGGGGCGGCCTTCGGCGGACCGTTCTACAGCTCCAGTTCGTGGAGCTTCTTGGCGCTCATTCTGCCCCACCTCGAGCAGGACAACGTCTACAAGGTCGGTAACATCCCCACGTCCACTTTGGCGGCCAGCCCTGCGTTAGGTCAATCGATCAAAACATACTTGTGCCCAAGTGACCAGATGTCATCGATACGGACCTTCAACGCACGGTCCCGGTACTCGCAGACCAACTACGTCGTGGGATTGACCAATTACAAAGGTGTGCTGGGGAGCAACTTCAACTACGGCGATTATGCCAACGCGAACCCCGCATTCGTAAATTCCGGCGACGGGTTCTGGGGTGCCAACGGGCTTTTCTCACTCGACCGGTGGAAGACGTCGGTCACACTCGTCGGCATCGCGGACGGGACGAGCAATACGGTCATGGTCGGCGAGGACATCTGGACCGCGGATTACGCGAACGGCACGCAACCGGGCAACGGGTTCTCGTGGGCGCATTCGGTCGAAGCTACGCTCACGTGTGCGATGCCCCCGAACTACATCAAGCACGCGAACGGGGTGCCGATCAACACGACGAGTTTGGACCAGGCCGAGTGGGGGAGCTACCACGGGTTCAAGAGCAAGCACACGGGGGGTGTCCAGTTCGTCTACGCCGACGGCTCCGTTCACTTCGTTCGGGACTCGATTCCGCTTAGCACGTACCGCGCTATGGCGAGTTATGCCGGTGGCGAGGTTCTCGTCGATGCACCGTAA
- a CDS encoding GntR family transcriptional regulator, which translates to MSSPRGVLSTREQITDRLREDVFAGRLHAGDRVSEATLAERFGVSRGPIREALSLLTSEGLFVTKQNCGVTVAPPAPEAIRGLVLPIRQTIEVYAFKQIFDSLTPDDFRYWDDVLYRMDRACQQKEWQLLPQLDLAFHRHVLERAGSPDLLAIWQTIVTRLRAHFWETVREHNERNDLARLHGHHAELLEAFRKGPKTAAVEALERHIDEN; encoded by the coding sequence ATGTCAAGCCCCCGTGGGGTGTTAAGCACCCGCGAGCAGATCACTGATCGCCTCCGGGAAGACGTGTTCGCCGGTCGCCTGCACGCGGGCGACCGAGTGTCCGAAGCGACGCTCGCCGAGCGGTTCGGTGTGAGCCGCGGGCCGATCCGGGAGGCACTCTCGCTCCTCACGAGTGAGGGGCTGTTTGTCACAAAACAGAACTGCGGCGTGACCGTTGCCCCGCCCGCACCGGAAGCGATCCGCGGGCTCGTGCTACCGATCCGGCAGACAATCGAGGTGTACGCGTTCAAGCAAATATTTGATTCTCTTACGCCCGACGACTTCCGTTACTGGGACGACGTGCTGTACCGCATGGATCGGGCGTGCCAGCAGAAAGAGTGGCAACTGCTCCCGCAACTCGACCTCGCGTTCCACCGCCACGTGCTGGAGCGGGCCGGTTCGCCCGATTTGCTCGCCATCTGGCAGACGATCGTGACCCGGCTGCGGGCGCACTTCTGGGAGACGGTTCGCGAGCACAACGAGCGAAACGATCTTGCCCGACTGCACGGGCACCACGCCGAACTGCTCGAAGCGTTTCGGAAAGGGCCGAAGACCGCGGCCGTGGAAGCCCTGGAGCGGCACATCGATGAGAACTGA
- a CDS encoding M20 family metallopeptidase translates to MRTEARHSGAHPLPAVCAAVNAKRLLETAVRLIAKPSPTGSAGAAADELAAVLAEDGFAVERPPAGHPTAPAVVARLSSGRPGRTLQFNGHLDTVHLPFVPPKVSGDRLTGSGAADMKGGIAAAVEALRAVRDAGGLAGGGILLTAHDLHETPWGDGSQLDRLVADGIVGNAVLLPEYFNAALPVIGRGGFTWAATIRRPGPPVHEVNRPNEPSVIAVGAELVTRLARLDAELSRQSDPLAGAASAFVGTIQSGSIYNEFPQTCRLEGTRRWLPGTRFADADQQFRALCAALASDTGTAIEVETRLMRDAFRLDTSDPFVGVFQSAYATLVGERLPIGGKPFVDDGNSFWSGAGIPAVTHGPTAGGAHTTAEWANVDDLVRVARLYALVATMYCPDTPGGRA, encoded by the coding sequence ATGAGAACTGAGGCCCGTCATAGCGGGGCGCACCCGCTGCCCGCCGTGTGCGCCGCGGTAAACGCGAAGCGACTGCTGGAAACAGCGGTTCGGCTCATCGCGAAGCCCAGCCCGACCGGTTCGGCCGGCGCCGCCGCGGACGAACTCGCGGCCGTACTCGCCGAGGACGGGTTCGCCGTCGAGCGCCCGCCCGCCGGGCACCCGACGGCGCCGGCGGTCGTGGCACGGCTCTCGTCCGGGCGCCCGGGCCGGACCCTCCAGTTCAACGGCCACCTCGACACCGTTCACCTACCGTTTGTTCCCCCGAAAGTATCGGGCGACCGCCTCACCGGGAGCGGAGCAGCCGACATGAAGGGTGGCATCGCGGCGGCCGTCGAAGCACTGCGGGCGGTGCGCGACGCCGGCGGGCTGGCGGGCGGCGGAATCCTCCTCACCGCACACGACCTGCACGAGACGCCGTGGGGCGACGGCAGCCAACTCGACCGGCTCGTCGCCGACGGGATCGTCGGGAACGCGGTGCTGCTCCCGGAATACTTCAACGCGGCGCTGCCGGTGATCGGCCGCGGCGGATTCACGTGGGCCGCGACCATCCGGCGGCCCGGGCCGCCGGTCCACGAGGTGAACCGGCCGAACGAGCCGAGCGTCATCGCGGTCGGGGCCGAACTCGTCACCCGCCTCGCCAGACTAGATGCCGAACTGTCGCGACAATCGGACCCACTGGCCGGGGCCGCGAGCGCGTTCGTCGGCACGATCCAGAGTGGGTCGATCTACAACGAATTCCCACAGACGTGTCGGCTCGAAGGCACCCGCCGCTGGCTCCCCGGTACACGGTTCGCCGACGCCGACCAGCAGTTCCGCGCCCTGTGCGCGGCCCTGGCAAGTGATACGGGGACGGCCATCGAGGTCGAAACGCGGCTCATGCGCGACGCCTTCCGGCTGGACACGTCCGACCCGTTCGTCGGAGTGTTCCAGTCCGCGTATGCGACGCTCGTCGGCGAGCGCCTGCCGATCGGCGGGAAGCCGTTCGTGGACGACGGCAATTCTTTCTGGTCCGGGGCCGGCATCCCGGCCGTCACCCACGGCCCGACGGCCGGCGGAGCACACACCACCGCGGAGTGGGCGAACGTCGATGATCTGGTCCGCGTCGCCCGACTGTACGCACTGGTGGCGACGATGTACTGCCCCGATACCCCGGGAGGCCGAGCATGA
- a CDS encoding DUF1501 domain-containing protein, which translates to MSRTHHRGATRRSFLADTGLGFTGLALGAMFFRDGVGRAADPMVGVESGPHHPAKAKNVIWIFLCGGVSHLESWDPKPALNKYNGKSIADTPFADAVKAERKDVVEGNPKHGNRKMLMGLNCGTARYGKSGLLAADWWKHTAEMADDLAVVRTVWTTDNDHGAMLQFHTGRHVREGAYPTIGSWACYGLGALTGNLPEYVVLGVPPGDCCGGEWAHGAAYLGPEHAGVRLNLEGAPLPFGKLPAGKTAKEQADEFGLIGKLNRLSGIDYPDDPQVQARIKSYELAFKMQTAVPETLQLEKESEKTRALYGVDRAETAAFGKICLTARRLVERGVRFVQVYHGGGGGGDWDAHSKIKDNHTKLSTQTDKPIAGLLRDLKQRGLLKDTLVVWATEFGRSPGAEGDGRDHHPQAFSVWLAGGGIRGGVVHGKTDEIGFHGIEDRHYVTDVHATVLHQLGLDPRKLEVPGRKRLEIDFGEPITGIIG; encoded by the coding sequence ATGAGCCGGACCCACCACCGCGGGGCGACCCGCCGCTCGTTCCTCGCCGACACCGGCCTCGGGTTCACCGGGCTGGCCCTCGGAGCGATGTTCTTCCGCGACGGCGTCGGGCGCGCGGCCGACCCGATGGTCGGGGTCGAGAGCGGCCCGCACCACCCGGCGAAGGCGAAGAACGTCATCTGGATCTTCTTGTGCGGCGGCGTTTCGCACCTCGAAAGTTGGGACCCGAAGCCGGCGCTGAACAAGTACAACGGCAAGTCGATCGCCGACACCCCGTTCGCGGACGCGGTGAAGGCGGAGAGAAAGGACGTGGTCGAGGGGAACCCGAAGCACGGTAACCGCAAAATGCTCATGGGCCTGAACTGCGGCACCGCGCGGTACGGTAAATCCGGACTGCTCGCGGCCGACTGGTGGAAGCACACCGCTGAGATGGCGGACGACCTGGCCGTCGTGCGAACGGTGTGGACGACCGACAACGACCACGGGGCGATGCTCCAATTCCACACCGGTCGGCACGTTCGCGAAGGGGCTTACCCGACAATCGGGTCGTGGGCGTGCTACGGCCTCGGGGCACTGACGGGCAACCTGCCCGAGTACGTCGTCCTGGGCGTTCCGCCGGGCGACTGCTGCGGCGGCGAATGGGCGCACGGGGCCGCGTACCTCGGCCCGGAACACGCCGGCGTTCGGCTCAACCTCGAAGGCGCCCCGCTCCCGTTCGGCAAACTGCCGGCGGGTAAGACGGCGAAAGAACAGGCCGACGAGTTCGGACTCATCGGCAAGCTGAACCGCCTCTCGGGGATCGACTACCCCGACGACCCGCAGGTGCAGGCGCGGATCAAGTCTTACGAGCTTGCTTTCAAGATGCAGACCGCGGTACCCGAAACGCTGCAACTCGAAAAGGAGTCGGAGAAGACCCGTGCCCTGTACGGCGTGGACCGGGCTGAAACGGCCGCGTTCGGGAAGATCTGCCTCACGGCCCGGCGCCTGGTGGAGCGCGGGGTGCGGTTCGTCCAGGTGTACCACGGGGGCGGGGGCGGAGGTGACTGGGACGCCCACTCCAAAATCAAAGATAACCACACGAAACTCTCGACGCAGACTGACAAGCCCATCGCCGGACTGCTCCGCGACCTCAAACAGCGCGGGTTACTGAAGGACACGCTCGTGGTGTGGGCGACCGAGTTCGGGCGCTCGCCGGGCGCGGAGGGGGACGGCCGCGACCACCACCCGCAGGCGTTCAGCGTGTGGCTGGCCGGAGGGGGGATTCGGGGTGGCGTGGTTCACGGCAAGACCGACGAGATCGGCTTCCACGGAATCGAGGACCGGCACTACGTGACCGACGTCCACGCGACCGTCCTGCACCAACTCGGGCTCGACCCGCGGAAGCTCGAGGTGCCCGGCCGCAAGCGGCTGGAGATCGACTTCGGCGAACCGATCACCGGCATCATCGGCTGA
- a CDS encoding DUF1549 and DUF1553 domain-containing protein: MTRFATAFAFALLLPLVASAKPVHKQSLLAHMGPYLPARANDCRLCHVPGETAPHADKPRNAFGERLEEVRGELKEAGKPFDIAARFNAVANEDSDGDGVSNLVEVLTGHFPGDPQDKPTADEVRGAEKTVGKYTRFLASYPWRPFEPVKRPAVPKAGDGWGANPIDAFIADGHREHDLTPRPDAGKAALIRRVYFDLIGLPPTPAQVKAFEADSSKGAYEKVVDELLASPRYGERWGRHWMDVWRYSDWAGWSGGNSVRDSQPHVWRWRDWIIESLNADLGYDQMIHQMLAGDEIAPADPKVLRATGYLARNYKSSREKWMTDVVDHTFLAFQGLTIGCARCHDHFYDPIKQTEYYQVRAVFEPHNIRIDPLGSEKDTKKDGLARAFDADPNAPTYLYERGDERHPDKSRPILPGIPSALNEPFPAVKPVKGESGESTGRRRAFAHWLTDTKNPLTARVAVNHIWMRHFGQPIVPSVFDFGKNGRRPMHPALLDWLAAEFVEHKWSMKHLHKLIVTSRTYRQGSTPDAKNLAADRDNVYFWRVPTHRLEAEAVRDQLLFVAGKLDLTTGGPDLDHNSGLTVYRRSLYFRHAHEKQMELLKLFDAAGVSECYQRRESIVPQQALALVNSPLSAEMARLVARQIETEAGTDPEKFVTAAFERVIGRAPTATERSECIAFMDAPVARGSEKEAPMDAAERRRTGVVLALFNHHEFVTVR, from the coding sequence ATGACCCGTTTTGCCACCGCGTTCGCGTTCGCGCTCCTGTTACCGCTGGTCGCGAGCGCCAAACCGGTTCACAAGCAGTCGCTCCTGGCGCACATGGGGCCGTACCTGCCGGCGCGCGCGAACGACTGCCGGTTGTGTCACGTTCCGGGCGAAACCGCCCCGCACGCGGACAAACCCCGGAACGCCTTCGGCGAGCGCCTCGAAGAGGTTCGCGGCGAGTTGAAAGAAGCCGGCAAGCCGTTCGACATCGCGGCCCGGTTCAACGCCGTCGCCAACGAGGACTCCGACGGGGACGGAGTGTCGAATCTGGTCGAGGTGCTGACGGGACACTTCCCCGGTGACCCGCAGGATAAGCCGACCGCGGACGAGGTCCGGGGCGCCGAGAAGACCGTCGGCAAGTACACGCGGTTCCTCGCGTCGTACCCGTGGCGGCCGTTCGAGCCCGTGAAGCGCCCCGCAGTGCCGAAAGCCGGTGACGGCTGGGGCGCGAACCCGATCGATGCCTTCATCGCCGACGGGCACCGCGAACACGACCTCACCCCTCGACCCGACGCGGGCAAAGCCGCACTCATTCGCCGCGTGTACTTCGACCTCATCGGCCTACCCCCGACGCCCGCGCAGGTGAAGGCGTTCGAGGCGGATTCCTCCAAAGGCGCTTACGAGAAAGTGGTGGACGAACTACTCGCGTCGCCGCGATACGGCGAACGGTGGGGCCGCCACTGGATGGACGTGTGGCGGTATTCGGACTGGGCGGGGTGGAGCGGCGGGAACTCCGTCCGCGACAGCCAGCCGCACGTGTGGCGGTGGCGGGACTGGATCATCGAGAGCCTGAACGCCGATCTGGGTTACGACCAGATGATCCACCAGATGCTCGCCGGCGACGAGATCGCACCGGCCGACCCGAAGGTGCTGCGCGCGACGGGGTACCTGGCGCGGAACTACAAATCGAGCCGCGAGAAGTGGATGACCGACGTGGTCGATCACACCTTCCTGGCGTTCCAGGGGCTGACCATCGGCTGCGCCCGCTGCCACGACCACTTCTACGACCCGATCAAACAAACCGAATACTACCAGGTGCGGGCGGTATTCGAGCCGCACAACATCCGAATCGACCCGTTGGGCAGTGAGAAGGACACGAAGAAGGACGGGCTGGCCCGCGCCTTCGACGCGGACCCGAACGCGCCGACGTACCTCTACGAGCGCGGCGACGAGCGCCACCCCGACAAGTCGCGGCCGATACTCCCCGGCATTCCCAGCGCACTGAACGAGCCGTTTCCGGCGGTGAAGCCCGTGAAAGGGGAGTCGGGGGAAAGCACCGGCCGGCGCCGGGCGTTCGCCCACTGGCTCACCGACACCAAAAACCCGCTCACGGCCCGCGTCGCGGTGAACCACATCTGGATGCGGCACTTCGGCCAGCCGATCGTGCCGAGCGTGTTCGATTTCGGCAAGAACGGGCGCCGGCCGATGCACCCGGCGCTGCTGGACTGGCTCGCGGCCGAGTTCGTCGAACACAAGTGGTCGATGAAGCACCTGCACAAGTTGATCGTGACCAGCCGCACCTACCGGCAGGGCTCGACGCCGGATGCGAAGAACTTGGCGGCCGACCGCGACAACGTCTACTTTTGGCGGGTGCCCACGCACCGACTCGAAGCCGAGGCCGTCCGCGATCAGCTCCTGTTCGTGGCCGGCAAGCTCGACCTGACGACCGGCGGACCGGACCTCGACCACAACTCCGGGCTGACGGTTTACCGGCGGAGCCTCTACTTCCGGCACGCGCACGAGAAACAGATGGAGTTGCTCAAGCTGTTCGACGCGGCCGGGGTGAGCGAGTGCTACCAGCGGCGCGAGAGCATCGTTCCCCAACAGGCGCTCGCGCTAGTCAACAGCCCGCTGAGCGCCGAGATGGCGCGTCTGGTCGCGCGGCAAATCGAAACCGAAGCGGGAACCGACCCCGAGAAGTTTGTGACGGCCGCGTTCGAGCGGGTCATCGGGCGGGCACCGACCGCGACGGAGCGGTCCGAGTGTATCGCCTTCATGGACGCACCCGTAGCACGCGGGAGCGAGAAGGAGGCCCCGATGGACGCGGCCGAACGCCGCCGCACCGGGGTCGTCCTCGCGCTGTTCAACCACCACGAGTTCGTCACCGTGCGCTGA